From the Gossypium hirsutum isolate 1008001.06 chromosome A02, Gossypium_hirsutum_v2.1, whole genome shotgun sequence genome, the window ATGGTAATCATCTCCCATTTCTTCAATAGTTGTTTCCTCATCTTCATCATGGGTGCTTGCATTTACTTGGATTGACCAAACAGATGAATTATCATCCCCACCTCTAAACCGAGATAGTTATCAATCATCTAGAGGAAACCGCAGGTGCTTTCCTTTCGGTGTTGGCAATCCCTTGAGTTGAATGATATCGGATGAATCCGCCTTAATCTCTGCACACTCTTCTTCAATCTCTTCATCACTGTTGTATATAAATCTAGTGTGCTTTCCTTGAAACATCTCTTCCATGCTCATCTTGCTTAAACCTTCACAAAGCTCATCAACCAATCCATCGTCATCATCACCCATTTCTTCTGCATCTTCATGGTAATCATCTCCCATTTCTTCAATAGTTGTTTCCTCATCTTCATCATGGGTGCTTGCATTTACTTGGATTGACCAAACAGATGAATTATCATCAtcaatggatgatgatgatgataccTTCTCTTTACTTGCACTACATTCATCGGTCAACACAGAGTAACAACATTCTGATGAATCCTCCGAGGTTTCCGATTTCTCGGAAAACTCCACCAGCAAAGACCTTGTTATCTCACTTTTCTCTGATTCAATACTAACTCCATCAAAGATGCTACTCACCACCTATAATCAGCATTTTCAATCATATTCAATTCCAACTTTAGAGAAAAAAGAGAGGGTAAATTAGGTTTTAAAGTTTACCTCAGAAATCCTCAAATTTTCTTCAACAACAGGAAGAGCCATCACTATTGAGCCTTCAATTTGTGGTGTATTTGCAGGAGTAGGAGCTACAAGTCCCATTGGAGAAACCACACAGCTTTGACCACGAAGAAAATGACAGCTCTCTGACGGAACATTCGAAACCTCAGGTTCTTCTTCTTCGACCTTTTGCAACAGTGTCTTGACTTGACTCCTTAGTAATGCCTCACCAGAACCAGGagtcatcatcttcatcattttaTCGGCTCTCCATTGCTTAGATGTTTCAGACAATGGTGTCCCCATGGCAAGCCCGATGATAGGCGAATCGTTCCTTACATCGATAAGGGCAGGCCTTTCCTGTTGCTGCTGCTT encodes:
- the LOC107936542 gene encoding uncharacterized protein isoform X2; its protein translation is METPCSSTRRVTRSQTLAALNNSISVAKESEKKSVLQTRNGKEKQEERSALIDITNDSPIVGLAMGTPSSNTSKQWRPKIMMMMTPGSGEALLRGQVKTLFQKDEESEKKSVLKTRNEKQQQQERPALIDVRNDSPIIGLAMGTPLSETSKQWRADKMMKMMTPGSGEALLRSQVKTLLQKVEEEEPEVSNVPSESCHFLRGQSCVVSPMGLVAPTPANTPQIEGSIVMALPVVEENLRISEVVSSIFDGVSIESEKSEITRSLLVEFSEKSETSEDSSECCYSVLTDECSASKEKVSSSSSIDDDNSSVWSIQVNASTHDEDEETTIEEMGDDYHEDAEEMGDDDDGLVDELCEGLSKMSMEEMFQGKHTRFIYNSDEEIEEECAEIKADSSDIIQLKGLPTPKGKHLRFPLDD
- the LOC107936542 gene encoding uncharacterized protein isoform X3: METPCSSTRRVTRSQTLAALNNSISVAKSEKKSVLQTRNGKEKQEERSALIDITNDSPIVGLAMGTPSSNTSKQWRPKIMMMMTPGSGEALLRGQVKTLFQKDEESEKKSVLKTRNEKQQQQERPALIDVRNDSPIIGLAMGTPLSETSKQWRADKMMKMMTPGSGEALLRSQVKTLLQKVEEEEPEVSNVPSESCHFLRGQSCVVSPMGLVAPTPANTPQIEGSIVMALPVVEENLRISEVVSSIFDGVSIESEKSEITRSLLVEFSEKSETSEDSSECCYSVLTDECSASKEKVSSSSSIDDDNSSVWSIQVNASTHDEDEETTIEEMGDDYHEDAEEMGDDDDGLVDELCEGLSKMSMEEMFQGKHTRFIYNSDEEIEEECAEIKADSSDIIQLKGLPTPKGKHLRFPLDD
- the LOC107936542 gene encoding uncharacterized protein isoform X1, which codes for METPCSSTRRVTRSQTLAALNNSISVAKESEKKSVLQTRNGKEKQEERSALIDITNDSPIVGLAMGTPSSNTSKQWRPKIMMMMTPGSGEALLRGQVKTLFQKDEESEKKSVLKTRNEKQQQQERPALIDVRNDSPIIGLAMGTPLSETSKQWRADKMMKMMTPGSGEALLRSQVKTLLQKVEEEEPEVSNVPSESCHFLRGQSCVVSPMGLVAPTPANTPQIEGSIVMALPVVEENLRISEVVSSIFDGVSIESEKSEITRSLLVEFSEKSETSEDSSECCYSVLTDECSASKEKVSSSSSIDDDNSSVWSIQVNASTHDEDEETTIEEMGDDYHEDAEEMGDDDDGLVDELCEGLSKMSMEEMFQGKHTRFIYNSDEEIEEECAEIKADSSDIIQLKGLPTPKGKHLRFPLDD